One genomic window of Nocardioides daphniae includes the following:
- a CDS encoding pirin family protein, protein MNVPPHPHIGLQTVSWLFTGEVEHRDSTGVHAMVRPGEFNLMTAGRGISHSEVSTPETEILHGVQMWVALPADSKDVEPGFEHYVPEPVRGEGWEARVFVGSLLGESSPVRTFTPLLGAELLLDAESALVLDLDPTYEHGLLLDAGTLTVGDEDVEPGEMLYLGTGHHRITLSAGQAVRLVLIGGPPFGEQILMWWNFVGRTQEEVVAAREEWQQALYRDGQLVDDSTRVVPGRFGVVPDQHLPPIPAPVMPGVRLRPRS, encoded by the coding sequence ATGAACGTGCCGCCGCACCCGCACATCGGGCTGCAGACCGTGAGCTGGCTCTTCACCGGCGAGGTCGAGCACCGCGACTCCACCGGCGTGCACGCGATGGTGCGGCCGGGCGAGTTCAACCTGATGACGGCCGGGCGCGGGATCAGCCACTCCGAGGTCTCCACCCCCGAGACGGAGATCCTCCACGGCGTGCAGATGTGGGTGGCGCTGCCGGCCGACTCCAAGGACGTCGAGCCGGGCTTCGAGCACTACGTCCCCGAGCCGGTCCGCGGTGAGGGCTGGGAGGCCCGGGTCTTCGTCGGCTCGCTGCTGGGGGAGAGTTCCCCGGTGCGTACGTTCACCCCGCTGCTCGGCGCCGAGCTGCTGCTCGACGCGGAGAGCGCGCTGGTGCTCGACCTGGACCCGACGTACGAGCACGGGTTGCTGCTGGACGCCGGCACGCTGACCGTGGGCGACGAGGACGTCGAGCCCGGCGAGATGCTCTACCTCGGCACCGGCCACCACCGGATCACCCTCTCCGCGGGGCAGGCCGTGCGGCTGGTGCTGATCGGTGGGCCGCCCTTCGGCGAGCAGATCTTGATGTGGTGGAACTTCGTCGGCCGCACCCAGGAGGAGGTCGTCGCTGCACGCGAGGAGTGGCAGCAGGCCCTCTACCGCGACGGCCAGCTGGTCGACGACAGCACCCGGGTGGTGCCGGGTCGCTTCGGCGTCGTGCCCGACCAGCACCTACCTCCCATTCCGGCTCCGGTGATGCCGGGCGTACGGTTGCGACCGCGGAGCTGA
- a CDS encoding LrgB family protein — MAPKATTTPVSIALAEQVGGLAPLTAVVTITAGILGAVLGPTVLTLLRVRDHRARGLAMGAVSHGIGTSRSLVEDETEGAFAGLSMGLTALATSVLLPLVLWLVGLV, encoded by the coding sequence ATGGCGCCGAAGGCAACGACCACCCCGGTCTCCATCGCGCTGGCCGAGCAGGTGGGTGGGTTGGCGCCGCTGACCGCCGTGGTGACGATCACCGCGGGCATCCTCGGCGCGGTGCTGGGGCCGACGGTGCTGACGCTGCTGAGGGTGCGGGACCACCGAGCGCGTGGCCTCGCGATGGGCGCGGTCTCGCACGGCATCGGCACCTCGCGCTCGCTGGTGGAGGACGAGACCGAGGGCGCCTTCGCCGGGCTGTCCATGGGTCTCACTGCCCTGGCGACCAGCGTGCTGCTGCCGCTGGTGCTGTGGCTCGTCGGCCTGGTCTGA
- a CDS encoding DNA-3-methyladenine glycosylase I: MTHPTSVVGDDGLARCPWAVGDALMRDYHDAEWGVRVHGEARWFERLTLEAFQSGLSWRTILAKRPAFREVFADFDADTVAALDDADFERLMADARIVRNRSKITATLVNARAVVALRADGGLEELILAHAPTREVVPQAETTSAESVALSKALKKRGFTFVGPTTMYALMEACGLFDPHLPDCHRRGAAVGGAGAGAAR; this comes from the coding sequence ATGACCCACCCCACCAGCGTGGTCGGTGACGACGGCCTCGCGCGCTGCCCGTGGGCGGTGGGTGACGCGCTGATGCGCGACTACCACGACGCGGAGTGGGGCGTACGTGTGCACGGCGAGGCGAGGTGGTTCGAGCGACTGACGCTCGAGGCCTTCCAGTCGGGGCTGTCGTGGCGCACGATCCTGGCGAAGCGACCGGCCTTCCGGGAGGTGTTCGCCGACTTCGACGCCGACACGGTCGCGGCCCTCGACGACGCCGACTTCGAGCGCTTGATGGCCGATGCCCGGATCGTGCGCAACCGCAGCAAGATCACCGCGACCCTGGTCAACGCCCGAGCCGTCGTCGCGCTGCGGGCCGACGGGGGGTTGGAGGAGCTGATCCTCGCCCACGCCCCCACCCGCGAGGTGGTGCCGCAGGCGGAGACCACCTCGGCGGAGTCGGTTGCCTTGTCGAAGGCGCTCAAGAAGCGCGGGTTCACGTTCGTCGGACCGACCACCATGTATGCCTTGATGGAGGCCTGCGGCCTGTTCGACCCGCACCTGCCCGACTGTCACCGTCGTGGGGCTGCCGTGGGTGGTGCCGGCGCTGGTGCGGCGCGGTGA